One genomic window of Streptococcus mitis includes the following:
- a CDS encoding 8-oxo-dGTP diphosphatase produces the protein MSRSQLTILTNICLIEDLETQRVVMQYRAPEINRWSGYAFPGGHVENGEAFAESVIREIYEETGLTIQNPQLVGIKNWPLDTGGRYIVFCYKATEFSGSLRSSDEGEVSWVQKDQIPNLDLAYDMLPLMEMMEAPDKSEFFYPRRTEDDWEKKIF, from the coding sequence ATGTCCCGTTCCCAATTAACGATTTTAACAAATATTTGTCTGATTGAAGACCTCGAAACCCAGCGCGTGGTTATGCAGTATCGCGCTCCTGAAATCAATCGCTGGTCTGGTTATGCCTTTCCTGGAGGTCATGTAGAAAATGGTGAGGCTTTTGCGGAGTCTGTTATTCGTGAAATCTACGAAGAAACAGGGTTGACTATCCAAAATCCTCAACTGGTTGGCATTAAAAATTGGCCTCTGGATACAGGCGGACGCTATATCGTCTTTTGTTATAAGGCGACTGAGTTCTCTGGTAGCCTTCGCTCTTCAGATGAAGGAGAAGTTTCTTGGGTGCAAAAAGACCAGATTCCAAACTTGGATCTGGCCTATGATATGTTACCCTTGATGGAGATGATGGAAGCTCCGGACAAATCTGAATTTTTCTACCCTCGCCGTACAGAAGACGATTGGGAGAAGAAAATCTTCTAG